In Leptolyngbya sp. FACHB-261, one DNA window encodes the following:
- the fba gene encoding class II fructose-bisphosphate aldolase (catalyzes the reversible aldol condensation of dihydroxyacetonephosphate and glyceraldehyde 3-phosphate in the Calvin cycle, glycolysis, and/or gluconeogenesis), whose product MALVPMRLLLDHAAENGYGIPAYNVNNMEQIQAIMRAAQESDSPVILQASRGARTYAGEAFLRHLILAAVETYPNIPIAMHQDHGNSPATCYSAMRNGFTSVMMDGSLEADAKTPASYEYNVDVTRQVVEVAHSIGVSVEGELGCLGSLETGKGDKEDGHGFEGTLSHDQLLTDPDEAVDFVEQTGVDALAVAIGTSHGAYKFTRKPTGEILAISRIEEIHRRLPNTHLVMHGSSSVPEDLLALINQHGGKIPETYGVPLEEIQKGIKCGVRKVNIDTDNRLAITAAVREALAQKPEEFDPRHFLKPSIKYMQKVCQERYEAFGSSGHASKIKAVSLDDFAAKYAKGELGAPKKKQVVVA is encoded by the coding sequence ATGGCGCTTGTACCCATGCGGCTGCTGCTGGACCACGCGGCAGAAAATGGCTACGGCATTCCGGCTTACAACGTCAACAACATGGAGCAGATCCAGGCAATCATGCGGGCTGCCCAAGAGTCTGACTCTCCAGTGATTTTGCAAGCCTCGCGTGGTGCCCGTACCTACGCTGGCGAAGCGTTTCTACGTCACCTGATTCTGGCTGCGGTGGAGACCTACCCGAACATCCCCATCGCCATGCACCAAGATCATGGCAACAGCCCGGCAACCTGTTACTCTGCCATGCGCAACGGTTTTACCAGCGTCATGATGGATGGCTCCCTCGAAGCCGATGCCAAAACCCCTGCCAGCTATGAGTACAACGTCGATGTCACCCGCCAGGTGGTCGAGGTTGCTCACTCAATCGGCGTCAGTGTTGAAGGTGAACTAGGTTGCTTGGGCTCCCTGGAAACTGGCAAGGGTGACAAGGAAGACGGTCACGGTTTTGAAGGCACCCTTTCTCACGATCAACTGCTAACCGACCCCGATGAAGCAGTTGACTTCGTAGAGCAAACCGGTGTGGATGCTCTAGCGGTTGCAATCGGCACCAGCCACGGCGCTTACAAGTTCACCCGCAAACCCACGGGCGAAATTTTGGCAATCAGCCGCATCGAAGAAATCCACCGCCGTCTGCCCAACACCCACTTGGTCATGCACGGTTCTTCTTCAGTGCCGGAAGATCTGCTAGCTCTGATCAACCAGCACGGCGGCAAGATCCCTGAAACCTACGGTGTGCCCCTAGAAGAAATTCAAAAGGGCATCAAGTGCGGTGTGCGTAAGGTCAACATCGACACCGACAACCGTTTGGCAATCACTGCTGCTGTGCGTGAAGCCTTGGCTCAGAAGCCTGAGGAGTTTGACCCCCGTCACTTCCTCAAGCCCTCGATCAAGTACATGCAAAAGGTTTGTCAGGAGCGCTACGAAGCTTTCGGCTCATCTGGACATGCTTCCAAGATCAAGGCGGTCTCCCTGGATGACTTTGCTGCTAAGTACGCCAAAGGCGAACTTGGCGCTCCCAAGAAGAAGCAGGTTGTCGTCGCTTAA